In a single window of the Longimicrobium sp. genome:
- a CDS encoding DUF5916 domain-containing protein, whose amino-acid sequence MRSRITLPALLLVSFHPAVALAQSQQSAPPARAAAAEARRPGTAVRITGAAPKLDGVLDDAAWAQAQPLADFVQRVPNPGSAASLRTEARVVYDDAAIYVGVRAFDPSPDSIVAPVGRRDMSGVTSEWIHVTIDSYNDKRTAFRFSVNPANVQKDVFHSNDTSEDVGWDAVWESETKVDSAGWVAEYRIPLSQLRFSTRADSAGQTWGFDVGRDIARRNERDDWSNIRPDRNGFVSQFGELHGIRGVSSGRRLEVIPYTLARLTRAPNRPGDPFFSPNDAVGGVGADVRYGLTSNLTLTATINPDFGQVEADPSQVNLTAFETFFSERRPFFTEGADIFRFGVSFPYFVRSGGFGNDQPFYSRRLGREPQASDPASDFAERPQNTTILGAAKVSGKTAGGLSVGILDALTAREQTEYIDPSGVRRAATVEPLTNYFVGRVIQDFRGGQSAIGAIASATVRDLDAGDPRLSLLTRDAFLAGVDGRHRFWGGNYELRASALGSLVRGSTAAISRIQLGPGHYFQRPDAADVEFDPTRTSLSGWLADVKVEKTGGGHMRGGLYAHARSPGLEMNDLGFQRSTDWFLQGGWIGYNHFEPTKRFLRWDANFNAWNGYNFAGERLTTGMNVNGSADLRNNWSGYFGSDTEFPALRTDILRGGPSFIGPAYTHYDAGINSDPRRRLSGDIWADGYNEWSTVGHSWSVGTDATLRAGARLRLTAGPSLTVGRDPWIFVSAPRDAAGQPHYVFADIRQRSVSLTTRASYAFTPRLTLDFYAQPFVATGEYGGLKEVVDPHAKSFDSRFSHFGNALSLEDGLYSVDRDGDGTPEFSFGRPDFNFKALRTNTVLRWEYRPGSTLFVVWSQGRENFEPNGQFRFARDFGRLFDGDRSPSTNVLLVKFNYWLNL is encoded by the coding sequence ATGCGGTCACGCATCACCCTTCCCGCGCTGCTCCTCGTCTCCTTCCATCCGGCCGTCGCCCTGGCGCAGTCGCAGCAGTCCGCCCCGCCCGCGCGCGCCGCGGCGGCGGAGGCACGCCGCCCGGGAACGGCGGTGCGCATCACCGGCGCGGCCCCGAAGCTGGACGGCGTGCTGGACGACGCCGCGTGGGCGCAGGCGCAGCCGCTCGCCGACTTCGTGCAGCGGGTGCCCAACCCCGGCTCGGCCGCCTCGCTCCGCACCGAGGCGCGCGTGGTGTACGACGACGCGGCCATCTACGTGGGCGTCCGCGCCTTCGACCCGTCGCCCGACTCCATCGTCGCCCCCGTGGGCCGGCGCGACATGAGCGGGGTCACGAGCGAGTGGATCCACGTGACCATCGACAGCTACAACGACAAGCGCACGGCATTCCGCTTCTCGGTGAACCCGGCCAACGTGCAGAAGGACGTCTTCCACTCCAACGACACCAGCGAGGACGTGGGGTGGGACGCGGTGTGGGAGTCGGAGACGAAGGTGGACAGCGCCGGGTGGGTGGCCGAGTACCGCATCCCGCTGTCGCAGCTGCGCTTCAGCACCCGCGCGGACTCCGCCGGGCAGACGTGGGGGTTCGACGTGGGGCGCGACATCGCCCGGCGCAACGAGCGCGACGACTGGTCCAACATCCGGCCGGACCGCAACGGCTTCGTCTCGCAGTTCGGCGAGCTGCACGGCATCCGCGGGGTGAGCTCGGGGCGGCGGCTGGAGGTGATCCCCTACACCCTGGCCCGCCTCACCCGCGCGCCCAACCGCCCGGGCGACCCCTTCTTCTCGCCCAACGACGCGGTGGGCGGCGTCGGCGCCGACGTGCGCTACGGGCTGACCTCCAACCTCACCCTTACCGCCACCATCAACCCCGACTTCGGGCAGGTGGAGGCCGACCCCAGCCAGGTGAACCTGACCGCGTTCGAGACCTTCTTCTCCGAGCGGCGGCCGTTCTTCACCGAGGGGGCCGACATCTTCCGCTTCGGCGTGAGCTTTCCGTACTTCGTGCGCAGCGGCGGCTTCGGCAACGACCAGCCCTTCTACTCGCGCCGGCTGGGGCGCGAGCCGCAGGCCTCGGACCCGGCCAGCGACTTCGCCGAGCGCCCGCAGAACACCACCATCCTGGGCGCCGCCAAGGTCAGCGGGAAGACGGCGGGCGGGCTCTCGGTGGGGATCCTGGACGCGCTGACCGCGCGCGAGCAGACGGAGTACATCGACCCGTCGGGCGTCCGCCGCGCGGCCACGGTGGAGCCGCTCACCAACTACTTCGTGGGCCGCGTGATCCAGGACTTCCGCGGCGGCCAGAGCGCCATCGGCGCCATCGCCAGCGCCACCGTGCGCGACCTGGACGCCGGCGATCCGCGGCTCTCGCTGCTCACCCGCGACGCCTTCCTGGCGGGGGTAGACGGGCGGCACCGCTTCTGGGGCGGCAACTACGAGCTGCGCGCGTCGGCGCTGGGCTCGCTGGTGCGCGGGAGCACCGCCGCCATCTCGCGCATCCAGCTGGGCCCCGGCCACTACTTCCAGCGCCCCGACGCGGCCGACGTGGAGTTCGACCCCACGCGCACCTCGCTGAGCGGGTGGCTGGCCGACGTGAAGGTGGAGAAGACCGGCGGCGGCCACATGCGCGGCGGCCTGTACGCGCACGCCCGCTCGCCGGGGCTGGAGATGAACGACCTGGGGTTCCAGCGCAGCACCGACTGGTTCCTGCAGGGGGGATGGATCGGCTACAACCACTTCGAGCCCACGAAGCGCTTCCTGCGCTGGGACGCCAACTTCAACGCGTGGAACGGCTACAACTTCGCGGGCGAGCGGCTGACCACGGGAATGAACGTGAACGGCTCGGCCGACCTGCGGAACAACTGGAGCGGCTACTTCGGCAGCGACACCGAGTTCCCGGCGCTGCGCACCGACATCCTGCGCGGCGGGCCGTCGTTCATCGGCCCGGCGTACACGCACTACGACGCGGGGATCAACAGCGACCCGCGCCGCCGCCTTTCGGGCGACATCTGGGCCGACGGCTACAACGAGTGGAGCACGGTGGGGCACAGCTGGAGCGTGGGGACCGACGCCACGCTGCGGGCCGGCGCGCGGCTGCGCCTGACGGCGGGGCCCAGCCTCACCGTCGGCCGCGACCCGTGGATCTTCGTCTCGGCGCCGCGGGATGCGGCGGGGCAGCCGCACTACGTGTTCGCCGACATCCGCCAGCGCTCGGTGTCGCTGACCACGCGCGCGAGCTACGCCTTCACCCCGCGCCTCACGCTGGACTTCTACGCGCAGCCGTTCGTGGCCACGGGCGAGTACGGGGGACTGAAGGAGGTGGTGGACCCGCACGCGAAGAGCTTCGATTCGCGCTTCAGCCACTTCGGCAACGCGCTCTCGCTCGAGGACGGGCTGTACTCGGTGGACCGCGACGGCGACGGGACACCGGAGTTCTCGTTCGGACGGCCGGACTTCAACTTCAAGGCGCTGCGCACCAACACGGTGCTGCGCTGGGAGTACCGGCCGGGGTCGACGCTGTTCGTGGTGTGGAGCCAGGGGCGCGAGAACTTCGAGCCGAACGGCCAGTTCCGCTTCGCGCGCGACTTCGGCCGCCTGTTCGACGGCGACCGCTCGCCCAGCACCAACGTCCTGCTCGTGAAGTTCAACTACTGGTTGAACCTGTAG
- a CDS encoding DUF1540 domain-containing protein — translation MQNPQERPQAQLSVVGACTVTDCKFNEAHECHAGQIEVRVGQDGAHCATYTPEASTRPRP, via the coding sequence ATGCAGAACCCCCAGGAACGTCCGCAGGCCCAGCTTTCCGTGGTGGGCGCGTGCACGGTGACGGACTGCAAGTTCAACGAGGCCCACGAGTGCCACGCCGGGCAGATCGAGGTTCGCGTGGGGCAGGACGGCGCCCACTGCGCCACCTACACCCCCGAGGCCTCCACCCGCCCGCGCCCGTAG
- the nudC gene encoding NAD(+) diphosphatase gives MAQPNIFAGARFDRAALLRRDGDWIGERLRDPASRFAPVWQLKNLFAADGEPRVRWLTADEAAPLLGAGTAVFLGMDDGAAHFAVEVGHEDPADVALAAGGEFEELRRHGSILPPRDAGMLAFARGMMHWHARHRFCGVCGEPTEVRDAGHVRACTAPACGAVHFPRTDPAVIMLVTHEDRALLGRQSSWDAGRYSTLAGFVEPGESLEDAVAREVWEEAGVRLGEVRYHSSQPWPFPSSLMVGFTAEAADERIEVDHDELEDARWFTRDDLRRGLAGGTLLLPSPISISHRLVTGWLEGGVR, from the coding sequence TTGGCGCAGCCAAACATCTTTGCGGGCGCGCGGTTCGACCGCGCGGCGCTGCTGCGGCGGGACGGGGACTGGATCGGCGAGCGGCTGCGCGACCCGGCCAGCCGCTTCGCGCCCGTGTGGCAGCTGAAGAACCTGTTCGCGGCGGACGGCGAGCCGCGCGTCCGCTGGCTTACCGCCGACGAGGCGGCGCCGCTGCTGGGCGCGGGGACGGCGGTGTTCCTGGGGATGGACGACGGCGCGGCGCACTTCGCGGTCGAGGTGGGGCACGAGGACCCGGCCGACGTGGCGCTCGCGGCCGGCGGCGAGTTCGAGGAGCTGCGCCGCCACGGCTCCATCCTGCCGCCGCGCGACGCCGGGATGCTGGCCTTCGCGCGGGGGATGATGCACTGGCACGCGCGCCACCGCTTCTGCGGCGTGTGCGGCGAGCCCACCGAGGTGCGCGACGCGGGGCACGTGCGCGCCTGCACCGCGCCCGCCTGCGGCGCCGTCCACTTCCCGCGCACCGACCCCGCCGTGATCATGCTGGTGACGCACGAGGATCGCGCCCTGCTCGGCCGCCAGTCGAGCTGGGACGCGGGGCGCTACTCCACCCTCGCGGGCTTCGTGGAGCCCGGCGAGAGCCTGGAGGACGCGGTCGCGCGCGAGGTGTGGGAGGAAGCGGGCGTGCGGCTGGGCGAAGTCCGCTACCACTCGTCGCAGCCGTGGCCCTTCCCGTCGTCGCTGATGGTGGGCTTCACCGCCGAAGCCGCGGACGAGCGCATCGAAGTCGACCACGACGAGCTGGAAGACGCGCGCTGGTTCACCCGTGACGACCTTCGCCGCGGCCTGGCCGGCGGCACGCTCCTTCTCCCCTCCCCCATCTCCATCTCCCACCGTCTGGTGACCGGGTGGCTGGAGGGGGGAGTGAGGTAA
- a CDS encoding MFS transporter produces MPGDPPAAAEALPPRKASLLRGNLLWLSVVSLLNDSASEMIYPLLPLFLTGVLGAGPAFLGVIEGVAEASSSLLKLASGVVADRFGKRKALVAWGYGIAAAGRPLIALATGAWQVLGIRFADRVGKGLRTAPRDAMLAESVAPEVRGAAFGIHRAADHAGAVIGPLLASALLLVVVGDQPHRLRVVFALALVPGILTFLVVMAKVRETPRAVAAGPAAPGRRILPPLAEMGPVMPRYLGVLVLFALGNSSDAFLLLRARQLGVAVALIPLLWAALHVSKMVWSVIGGRMSDRTGPRAAIVGGWVVYAAVYAGFAFAGVEWHAWALFVAYGLFFGLTEAPEKALVAALAPAAVRGSAFGWYHAVTGVSVLFASILFGLVWDAFGSAAAFLTGAALALAAAVLLPLVVPPKPVPL; encoded by the coding sequence ATGCCTGGCGATCCCCCCGCGGCCGCCGAAGCCCTGCCGCCGCGCAAGGCTTCGCTGCTGCGCGGCAACCTGCTCTGGCTGAGCGTGGTCTCGCTGCTGAACGACTCGGCCAGCGAGATGATCTACCCGCTCCTCCCGCTCTTCCTGACCGGCGTGCTGGGCGCCGGCCCCGCGTTCCTGGGGGTGATCGAGGGGGTGGCCGAGGCCAGCAGCAGCCTGCTGAAGCTGGCCAGCGGCGTGGTGGCCGACCGCTTCGGGAAGCGGAAGGCGCTGGTGGCATGGGGATACGGGATCGCCGCGGCGGGGCGGCCGCTGATCGCGCTGGCGACGGGCGCGTGGCAGGTGCTCGGCATCCGCTTCGCCGACCGCGTGGGGAAGGGGCTGCGCACCGCGCCGCGCGATGCCATGCTGGCCGAGTCGGTGGCGCCCGAGGTGCGCGGCGCCGCGTTCGGCATCCACCGCGCGGCCGACCACGCGGGCGCGGTGATCGGGCCGCTGCTGGCCAGCGCGCTCCTGCTGGTGGTGGTGGGCGACCAGCCGCACCGCCTGCGCGTGGTGTTCGCCCTGGCGCTCGTTCCCGGCATCCTCACCTTCCTGGTGGTGATGGCGAAGGTGCGCGAGACGCCGCGCGCCGTCGCCGCCGGGCCCGCCGCGCCCGGCCGCCGCATCCTCCCGCCGCTGGCGGAGATGGGGCCGGTGATGCCGCGCTACCTGGGCGTGCTGGTGCTGTTCGCGCTCGGCAACTCGTCGGACGCGTTCCTGCTGCTGCGCGCGCGGCAGCTGGGCGTGGCGGTGGCGCTGATCCCGCTGCTCTGGGCGGCGCTGCACGTGAGCAAGATGGTGTGGAGCGTCATCGGCGGGCGGATGAGCGACCGCACGGGCCCGCGCGCGGCGATCGTGGGGGGATGGGTGGTCTACGCCGCGGTGTACGCGGGGTTCGCGTTCGCCGGGGTGGAGTGGCACGCGTGGGCGCTCTTCGTCGCCTACGGCCTGTTCTTCGGGCTGACGGAGGCGCCGGAGAAGGCGCTGGTGGCCGCACTCGCCCCCGCCGCGGTGCGGGGAAGCGCGTTCGGCTGGTACCACGCGGTCACCGGCGTCTCCGTCCTTTTCGCCAGCATCCTCTTCGGCCTGGTCTGGGATGCGTTCGGCTCCGCGGCGGCGTTCCTCACCGGCGCCGCGCTGGCGCTGGCGGCGGCGGTGCTGCTGCCGCTGGTGGTTCCGCCAAAACCGGTTCCGCTGTGA
- a CDS encoding nucleotidyltransferase family protein has translation MIAGIVLAAGRSRRMGQPKAFLRLGGATFLERTVAALREGGCGEIVVVTGPPDEAPAAETAVAAERLGARVAVNPHTGSEQVDSLRAGLRALGEGIAAAAVVPVDVPGIAAATVRAVIDAFEGDPHPPIVQPCDGERHGHPVLFARALWPELMADPLPDGARTVIHAHAAQRAEVRVPHLAADVDTPEDYRRLLEMEG, from the coding sequence ATGATCGCCGGGATCGTGCTGGCCGCCGGGCGCTCGCGCCGCATGGGGCAGCCCAAGGCGTTCCTGCGGCTGGGCGGGGCCACCTTCCTGGAGCGCACCGTCGCCGCACTGCGGGAGGGGGGATGCGGCGAGATCGTGGTCGTCACCGGCCCGCCGGACGAGGCGCCCGCGGCCGAGACCGCGGTCGCGGCGGAGCGGCTGGGCGCGCGCGTGGCGGTCAATCCCCATACCGGCTCGGAGCAGGTGGACTCGCTCCGGGCCGGACTGCGTGCGCTGGGGGAGGGGATCGCCGCCGCCGCCGTCGTCCCCGTGGACGTCCCCGGCATCGCCGCGGCGACGGTGCGGGCGGTGATCGACGCGTTCGAGGGCGATCCCCATCCCCCCATCGTGCAGCCGTGCGACGGGGAGCGGCACGGGCACCCGGTGCTCTTCGCCCGCGCCCTCTGGCCGGAGCTGATGGCGGACCCGCTCCCCGACGGCGCGCGCACGGTGATCCACGCGCACGCCGCGCAGCGCGCCGAGGTCCGCGTCCCCCACCTCGCGGCGGACGTGGACACCCCCGAGGACTACCGCCGGCTGCTGGAGATGGAGGGGTGA
- a CDS encoding XdhC/CoxI family protein: MTEGDGAPLALAEAVRLAREALDGGEPMVSLAVIDSRGDGAPPPGTRMAVWADRHRGTLGDPRLDAQAIAFAREALVPGARLGTREISAGGVVAEVYAEPHHAPPELVIVGAGHIARPLCRIGALLGFRVTVLDDRPDFATRERFPEAEVVRRADFSDPFAGVSISPRTHLVLVTRGHKYDFEALRDVLRRPQRPAYIGMVGSRRRTRAALEQLAREGLDAERIAAVRAPVGLDVHAETPEEIAVAIAAEMVLLRRGGTGRPLRETERVWERWVAPRGESRNPDEGAP, from the coding sequence GTGACGGAGGGAGACGGGGCGCCGCTCGCGCTGGCCGAGGCCGTGCGCCTGGCCCGCGAGGCGCTGGACGGCGGCGAGCCGATGGTGAGCCTGGCGGTGATCGACTCGCGCGGGGATGGCGCGCCGCCACCGGGGACGCGGATGGCGGTGTGGGCGGACCGCCACCGCGGCACGCTGGGCGACCCGCGGCTGGACGCGCAGGCGATTGCCTTCGCGCGCGAGGCGCTGGTGCCGGGCGCGCGGCTGGGGACGCGCGAGATCTCCGCCGGGGGAGTCGTCGCCGAGGTCTACGCGGAGCCGCACCACGCGCCGCCGGAGCTGGTGATCGTGGGCGCGGGGCACATCGCCCGGCCGCTGTGCCGCATCGGCGCGCTGCTGGGCTTCCGCGTCACCGTGCTGGACGACCGCCCCGATTTCGCCACCCGCGAGCGCTTTCCCGAGGCGGAGGTGGTGCGCCGCGCCGACTTCTCGGACCCGTTCGCCGGCGTCTCCATCTCCCCCCGCACTCACCTGGTGCTGGTGACGCGCGGACACAAGTACGACTTCGAGGCGCTGCGCGACGTCCTCCGCCGTCCCCAACGGCCCGCGTACATCGGGATGGTGGGAAGCCGCCGCCGCACCCGCGCCGCGCTGGAGCAGCTGGCGCGCGAGGGGCTGGACGCGGAGCGCATCGCCGCCGTCCGCGCGCCGGTGGGGCTGGACGTGCACGCCGAGACGCCCGAGGAGATCGCCGTGGCCATCGCCGCCGAGATGGTGCTGCTGCGCCGCGGCGGAACCGGCCGCCCGCTGCGCGAAACCGAGCGCGTGTGGGAGCGCTGGGTGGCGCCGCGAGGTGAGTCTCGCAACCCGGAC